From a region of the Panicum virgatum strain AP13 chromosome 2K, P.virgatum_v5, whole genome shotgun sequence genome:
- the LOC120695887 gene encoding uncharacterized protein LOC120695887, with protein MASQIESHRSGAEVVTGDAVCRKKSIELLEELGLPKGLLPMEDIQEFGYNRATGFMWLVQGKKKVEHTFKKIKQTVSYAAEVTAFAEKGKLRKITGVKTKELMLWLSVVEVYVPEASPEKVTFKTGTGLSDSFDAAAFALGE; from the coding sequence ATGGCGTCCCAAATTGAGAGCCACCgctccggcgcggaggttgtCACCGGAGACGCCGTCTGCAGGAAGAAGTCCATCGAGCTTCTGGAAGAGCTCGGCCTCCCCAAGGGCCTCCTGCCCATGGAGGACATCCAGGAGTTTGGGTACAACCGGGCCACGGGGTTCATGTGGCTGGtgcaggggaagaagaaggtggaacacactttcaaGAAGATCAAACAGACCGTCTCCTACGCAGCTGAGGTGACGGCATTTGCTGAGAAGGGGAAGCTGCGGAAGATCACTGGCGTCAAGACCAAGGAGCTGATGCTGTGGCTCAGCGTTGTTGAGGTCTATGTTCCCGAGGCCTCGCCGGAGAAGGTCACCTTCAAGACGGGCACTGGCCTCTCCGATAGCTTTGACGCCGCTGCCTTTGCGCTTGGGGAGTAA
- the LOC120665309 gene encoding uncharacterized protein LOC120665309 — MASQIESHRSGAEVVTGDAICRKKSIELLEELGLPKGLLPMEDIQEFGYNRSTGFMWLVQGKKKVEHTFKKIKQTVSYAAEVTAFAEKGRLRKITGVKTKELMLWLSVVEVYVPAASPEKVTFKTGTGLSDSFDATAFALGQ; from the coding sequence ATGGCTTCCCAAATTGAGAGCCACCGCTCCGGCGCAGAGGTTGTCACCGGAGACGCCATCTGCAGAAAGAAGTCCATCGAGCTGCTGGAAGAGCTCGGGCTCCCAAAGGGCCTCCTGCCAATGGAGGACATCCAGGAGTTTGGGTACAATCGCTCCACAGGGTTCATGTGGCTGGtgcaggggaagaagaaggtggaGCACACCTTCAAGAAGATCAAACAGACTGTGTCCTACGCAGCTGAGGTGACGGCATTTGCTGAGAAGGGGAGGCTGCGGAAGATCACTGGCGTCAAGACCAAGGAGCTGATGCTCTGGCTCAGCGTTGTTGAGGTCTATGTTCCTGCGGCCTCGCCGGAGAAGGTCACCTTCAAGACCGGCACTGGCCTCTCTGATAGCTTTGACGCCACTGCCTTTGCACTCGGGCAGTGA